Genomic segment of Sinorhizobium meliloti:
ATGAGCAAAAGGTGCGTGCGGGTAGCTGCCGCATCCGCTCGGCGCCGGGCTGAAAACGCGCAGAGTGGCCGCAACTTCGCCGGCGGAAGCAGGTACGAAAACGCCCGGCTCGGTGTGAACCGAGCCGGGCGTTTTACCTGTTCAGAGAAGCTGACGTTTACTGCTGCTTGGCAGCCTTCTGCGCCTCTTCGAGCTTCTTGCGGGCGTCTTCTGCCTTCTTCTGCATCTCTTCCTGCAGCAGGCGCTGACGCTCTTCAAGCTGGGACTGCTCGATCGGTTCGCCGTCGAATACGCCGGTGAAGCCTTCGAGCGTCATCTTGATGGGGTTCGGAGCGCGCTGGAAGTTGACGGAGGTGAAGACGACCTCGTTGCCCTTCTTCAGCTGCGCGATAAGCGCGTCGGAGAGCGGCGCTTCGGCAACGCACTTGTCCGGCATGCAGATCGCGTAGTCGAGCTTGACGCCCTTGCCGCCGTCGATCTGCATTTGAACGCCGGGCGGGATCATGCGCGCGGACGGTACGGAAACCTGCATGACCTTGCGATTGACCTTGCCGGAGACGGTAATGAGGCCGACGGCCGTCACCAGCTGGCCGTTATTGGCGGTGAGCAGGTTCTGCACGATGCAGACATCGTTGTCTTCCTGCTTGGTGCAGACCTTGAACCAACCCTGCGGCGGCTTGCCTCCCGCCTGCTGCGCGGATGCGACGTTCGGCGCACCGGCTGCTGCGAAAGAAAGCGCCAGCGCTGCCAATCCCGCGCGTGTGGTGAAGTTCGACTTGAAGATCATTGTGATTCCGTCTCCTGAAATCCGGTCACGGAACAGAGTTCCGCAGAGTGAGTATCGTCAGCCGCCGTTGTCCTGTTGGCCAAATGAGGCATTTGAATGGCCCCGATTCCGGAAACACCTGTTACATTGGCTCGTGCGGTTTATCCAGTGTTTGTTGCGATTTTGTGCAATCATTTGCTTTGAGCGGCCCTTTCGAACCGGCGAGGGATGTGGCAGGAGCCTGCTTTGTTCTTTTCCCGACCCGGCGCCGGTTGGAAATGCGCTCCGGCATTGATACCTTGCGCGGAATCGGCCTGTTGAATCCCCACGGGAGGTGAAGTTGCGCGCAGTTGTTTCCGGCCTGGTGATGCTCCTGGCAGCCAGCATGTTTGCCAATGGCGCTCTGGCCGCGCCCGTGCATGCGATCGCCATGCATGGCGAACCCGCCTTGCCCGCCGATTTCAAGCACTTCCCTTACGTCAACCCGCAGGTAAAGAAGGGCGGGAAGGTCTCCTACGGGGTCGTCGGCACGTTCGACAGCCTCAATCCCTTCATTTTGAAGAGCATGCGCACGACCGCGCGCGGCATGTGGGACCCGGGCTTTGGCAACCTGGTCTACGAATCCCTCATGCAGCGCTCGCAGGACGAGCCATTCACGATGTACGGCCTGCTCGCCGAAACCGTCGAATGGGACGATGACCGCACCTTCATCCAGTTCAACCTCAATCCCAAGGCGCGCTGGGCCGACGGCCGGCCGGTGACCGCCGAAGACGTGATCTTCACCTTCGAATTGTTGCGCGACAAAGGGCGCGCACCCTTCAGCAACCGCCTCTCCAAGGTTGCGAAGATGGAGAAGGTCGGGGAACGTAGCGTGCGCTTCACCTTCACCGAGGAGGCCGATCGCGAGATTCCGCTGTTGCTGGGACTTTCGCCCGTGCTGCCGAAGCATGCGATCGACGTCGAGGCGTTCGATCGGACGAGCCTGGAGCCACCGCTCGGCTCCGGTCCCTACCGGGTCGCGGAAGTCAGGCCCGGCGAACGGATCGTCTATCGCCGCAACCCCGACTATTGGGCCAAGGATCTGCCCTCGAAGGTGGGCCTCGACAATTACGATGAGATCTCCGTCGAGTATTTCCTGCAGGAGAACACCCTGTTCGAAGCCTTCAAGAAGGGTGTGGTGGACATCTACGCCGAAGGCAGCGCAACGAAATGGGCCCGCGCCTACGATTTTCCCGCCGTTCGCAGCGGCGGCGTGATCAAGGAAACGTTCAAGCCGAAGACACCGTCCGGCATGCTCGGCTTCGTCTTCAATACGCGCAGGCCGATGTTCGACAACATCAAGCTCAGGCAGGGGCTCGCTCTCGTTTTCGACTTCGAGTGGGTCAACAAGAATCTCTTCGACGGCGCCTATACGCGTACGCAGAGTTATTGGCAGAATTCGTCGCTTTCCTTCCTCGGGGTGGCGGCTGACAATCGTGAACTGGACCTCATGGGAGACGTGAGGGAGCGCATCAATCCGGCGATCCTCGACGGCACCTACCGGCTCCCCGTGACGGACGGCTCGGGTCGCGATCGCAATGTGCTCCGGGAAGCGGTGACGCTTCTTCGCGAAGCGGGCTACTCCATCAAGGACGGCAAGATGGTCGACGCCAAGGGTACGCCGCTCGCTTTCGAGATCATGAGCCAGAATGCCGGCCAGGAGAAGGTTGCGCTTGCTTATCAGCGGTTTCTCGCGCCGCTCGGCATCGCAGCGAGGGTTCGCACCGTCGACGATTCACAATATCAGCTGCGCAGCCAATCCTTCGATTACGACGTCATCATCAAGTCCTTCCCCTCGTCGCTCTCCCCCGGTCTCGAACAGATCAATCGCTGGAGTTCGCAAACTCGGGACAGGCAAGGCAGCGACAACTTCGCCGGCGTCGCCGACAAGGACGTCGACAAACTGATCAACAACATCCTGCAGGCGCGCAACCCCGAGGACTTCACCGCCGCCGTTCGTGCGCACGACCGGCTCCTCGTCAACAATTCCTATCTTGTTCCGCTTTACCATCTCGATGCGCAATGGATTGCCCGGTGGAAGCATATCGGCCGGCCGACGACGGTACCGCTTTACGGTTATCAGTTGCCGAGTTGGTGGGACGAGCGTGTTCAGTAGGCAGGCACCCGTTCGCTGATGCATTGAAAGATGTTTCCGGCCGGCCTATGTCGCAGTTTTGGTAAAGCGAAAGGCCGGCACCATGGAAACCGTCAATATCGATATCGTCTCGGACGTCGTATGCCCCTGGTGCTATCTCGGCAAGAATCGCCTCGACCAGGCGATCGCCAATGTCGCCGGCGAGATCAACGTCGCTATCCAGTGGCGTCCCTACCAGCTCAATCCCGATCTGCCGCCGGAAGGGGTCGACCATAAAGAGCACCTGGCGGCCAAGCTCGGCGGTCAAGCGGCCGTCGACGAGGCGCACCGGATGCTCGAAGGCCTCGGTGTGGAAGACGGCATCGCCTTCGATTTCGATGCCGTCAGGGTCAGCCCGAATACGCTCGATGCGCACCGGCTGATCCGCTGGGCCGCGACCGGCGGCGAAGCGGCGCAGGACCAGGTGGTGAGCCTACTGTTCAAGGCGAATTTCGAAGAGGGTCGCAACCTCGGCGACCACGCCGTCCTCCTCCACATCGCCGAACAGGCCGGCCTCGAAAGGCCGGTTATCGCGGCTCTCCTCGCCTCAGACGCCGATAAGGACGCCGTAAGGCAGGAAATCGGCATGGCCCGGGAAATCGGCGTGACCGGCGTTCCCTGCTTCATCATCGAGCAGCAGTATGCGGTGATGGGGGCGCAGTCGGTCGAGGTGCTGACCAGCGCTTTGCGTGAGATTGCGCAGATGAAGGCCGAGCATCCGGCTCACTGAGCTTGCGTAGAGAGCAAATTCCGCGTGGAACGGCGGCGTTTCACTGCATCGGGAGAACCTTCTTTTCCGCGGGGATAGCTACAGCCGGTCATTTCCGA
This window contains:
- a CDS encoding invasion associated locus B family protein translates to MIFKSNFTTRAGLAALALSFAAAGAPNVASAQQAGGKPPQGWFKVCTKQEDNDVCIVQNLLTANNGQLVTAVGLITVSGKVNRKVMQVSVPSARMIPPGVQMQIDGGKGVKLDYAICMPDKCVAEAPLSDALIAQLKKGNEVVFTSVNFQRAPNPIKMTLEGFTGVFDGEPIEQSQLEERQRLLQEEMQKKAEDARKKLEEAQKAAKQQ
- a CDS encoding extracellular solute-binding protein codes for the protein MRAVVSGLVMLLAASMFANGALAAPVHAIAMHGEPALPADFKHFPYVNPQVKKGGKVSYGVVGTFDSLNPFILKSMRTTARGMWDPGFGNLVYESLMQRSQDEPFTMYGLLAETVEWDDDRTFIQFNLNPKARWADGRPVTAEDVIFTFELLRDKGRAPFSNRLSKVAKMEKVGERSVRFTFTEEADREIPLLLGLSPVLPKHAIDVEAFDRTSLEPPLGSGPYRVAEVRPGERIVYRRNPDYWAKDLPSKVGLDNYDEISVEYFLQENTLFEAFKKGVVDIYAEGSATKWARAYDFPAVRSGGVIKETFKPKTPSGMLGFVFNTRRPMFDNIKLRQGLALVFDFEWVNKNLFDGAYTRTQSYWQNSSLSFLGVAADNRELDLMGDVRERINPAILDGTYRLPVTDGSGRDRNVLREAVTLLREAGYSIKDGKMVDAKGTPLAFEIMSQNAGQEKVALAYQRFLAPLGIAARVRTVDDSQYQLRSQSFDYDVIIKSFPSSLSPGLEQINRWSSQTRDRQGSDNFAGVADKDVDKLINNILQARNPEDFTAAVRAHDRLLVNNSYLVPLYHLDAQWIARWKHIGRPTTVPLYGYQLPSWWDERVQ
- a CDS encoding DsbA family oxidoreductase; the protein is METVNIDIVSDVVCPWCYLGKNRLDQAIANVAGEINVAIQWRPYQLNPDLPPEGVDHKEHLAAKLGGQAAVDEAHRMLEGLGVEDGIAFDFDAVRVSPNTLDAHRLIRWAATGGEAAQDQVVSLLFKANFEEGRNLGDHAVLLHIAEQAGLERPVIAALLASDADKDAVRQEIGMAREIGVTGVPCFIIEQQYAVMGAQSVEVLTSALREIAQMKAEHPAH